The following coding sequences are from one Diadema setosum chromosome 9, eeDiaSeto1, whole genome shotgun sequence window:
- the LOC140232698 gene encoding cytochrome P450 3A6-like, with protein MVSRLVPHLFILLPARRSLRIGTMTLDIFGYSMSLTWLLVLTIALLVVVFLLYDTWCHTYWRRKGVVYHPALPIIGSLEFSMGVPEVFTFLAKKYGRVYGVYAPRIPMLVVGDPDMLRLIMVKNFSNFHNRLDFALNNRELRQALPSLEDERWREVRNLLTPTFSAAKMRQMSNLVNKAADKLMEHIGSQQKKDGYIECKSVFGSFVMDVIGSCAFGLDVDSQANPNDPFVAHARRAFTFDAKSPLVALSSLFPALGEIFNFLGIVRFIPKDVVAFFADITKKTVALRKSAPRSDKGKSVDFLQLMIDAQSSYKEKVTETKDEGDKDDIHADIERHHDVDFHTKTLSKNVLLTDTELVGQAIIFFTAGYETTNTLLGFVFYLLSTHPEIQEKLIQEVDEMTPSRDSVGYTSIATMPYLDQVVCETLRLYPPAAVINRRCTESFTYNGMTIEPGVVIFIPVYNIHHDEKYWPDPEKFDPNRFSKAEKDKRHPFAWLPFGAGPHNCIGMRFALMEAKMAIARLLQKYRFETCPQTEVPPKLGDNGFLSPPNGVTLRIVPRTDAVN; from the exons ATGGTGTCACGGCTCGTTCCACATCTCTTCATTTTGCTGCCGGCACGCCGCTCACTAAGGATAGGTACCATGACACTGGACATCTTCGGATATTCCATGTCTTTGACATGGCTTCTTGTCTTGACAATCGCCTTACTAGTGGTCGTGTTTCTACT GTACGATACATGGTGCCACACCTACTGGCGACGGAAGGGCGTGGTCTACCATCCCGCACTGCCCATTATTGGTAGTCTAGAGTTCAGCATG GGAGTTCCAGAAGTTTTCACCTTCTTAGCAAAGAAATATGGCCGAGTTTACGG AGTCTACGCCCCTCGAATACCCATGCTGGTGGTCGGAGATCCCGATATGCTTAGACTTATCATGGTGAAAAACTTCAGCAATTTCCACAACAGACTG GATTTTGCGCTGAACAACAGAGAACTGCGACAGGCACTCCCCTCCCTGGAGGACGAACGATGGCGTGAGGTACGCAATCTACTCACCCCGACCTTCAGCGCAGCCAAGATGAGGCAG ATGTCCAATTTGGTGAACAAGGCCGCTGACAAACTCATGGAGCATATTGGGTCTCAGCAGAAGAAAGACGGCTACATCGAGTGCAAAAG TGTCTTTGGGTCTTTCGTGATGGACGTCATTGGTAGCTGTGCATTCGGCTTAGATGTGGATTCTCAGGCCAACCCCAATGACCCTTTTGTGGCTCACGCCAGGCGAGCCTTCACCTTCGATGCGAAAAGTCCTCTTGTTGCTCTCTCGA GTTTATTTCCCGCACTGGGAGAAATTTTCAACTTCCTTGGAATCGTGAGATTCATTCCGAAGGACGTAGTGGCATTTTTCGCCGACATCACGAAGAAAACTGTGGCCCTTAGGAAGTCCGCTCCTCGAAGCGACAAAGGCAAG TCGGTCGACTTTTTGCAGCTTATGATCGATGCACAATCCTCTTACAAGGAGAAGGTCACCGAAACGAAAGACGAAGGAGACAAGGATGACATCCATGCCGATATCGAACGTCACCACGACGTCGACTTCCACACGAAGACTCTCTCGAAGAATGTTCTGCTGACAGACACAGAACTGGTCGGTCAG GCAATAATATTCTTCACCGCTGGATACGAGACTACCAACACCTTGCTGGGGTTCGTCTTCTATCTCCTGTCCACTCATCCCGAGATTCAGGAAAAGTTGATCCAGGAGGTCGATGAGATGACGCCCTCTCGTGACTCGGTAGGGTACACGTCCATCGCCACCATGCCTTACCTGGATCAGGTGGTGTGTGAGACTCTACGCCTCTATCCTCCTGCTGCTGT GATAAATCGTCGATGCACCGAAAGTTTTACCTATAACGGAATGACGATCGAACCAGGCGTGGTTATCTTCATTCCCGTCTACAACATACACCATGACGAGAAGTACTGGCCTGACCCAGAGAAATTTGACCCGAACAG ATTCAGCAAAGCAGAGAAAGATAAGCGCCACCCGTTCGCTTGGCTACCGTTCGGAGCGGGTCCCCACAACTGTATCGGAATGAGGTTCGCTCTCATGGAAGCTAAGATGGCGATCGCTCGGCTCCTCCAGAAGTACCGATTCGAGACGTGTCCACAGACAGAG gttccCCCTAAGCTTGGTGATAACGGCTTTCTGTCACCGCCCAACGGGGTAACTCTCCGCATCGTCCCACGGACGGACGCCGTCAACTGA